The proteins below are encoded in one region of Erinaceus europaeus chromosome 15, mEriEur2.1, whole genome shotgun sequence:
- the C15H18orf21 gene encoding UPF0711 protein C18orf21 homolog isoform X1: protein MRQKHYIEAAARKLQASCPGQARYLLWSYSSSHDDKNSFEETCPHCFQFLVLDNCRVRLKPKPKLTPKIQKLLNREAINYTLSFKERKILKKYKDSRSVLLVTCKTCNRTVKRQGKSRSFLSSKNSSTTPVSKLSLKTPERKTSGSASLSRVLSGSKGKNPRLNFRTPTSGPSTPTCSSKKVNRTKKHFSQLKMLLSQSESQKNPKTDFRNFLSSL, encoded by the exons ATGAGGCAGAAGCACTACATCGAAGCGGCGGCTCGGAAACTACAAGCTAGCTGTCCGGGTCAGGCCCGCTATCTACT CTGGAGCTACAGTTCATCACATG ATGATAAAAACTCTTTTGAAGAAACATGTCCACACTGTTTTCAGTTCTTGGTTCTGGATAATTGTCGAGTACGCCTCAAACCGAAGCCCAAACTGACTCCAAAAATTCAGAAACTCCTTAATCGAGAAGCAATAAATTATACACTTAGCTTTAAGGAAAGGAAAATTTTGAAAAAGTACAAAGACTCCAGAAGTGTACTG CTGGTGACTTGTAAAACATGCAACAGAACAGTTAAACGTCAAGGTAAAAGCAGAAGCTTTCTGTCATCGAAGAACAGTTCTACCACTCCTGTAAGTAAGCTCTCCCTGAAGACGCCGGAGAGAAAGACTTCAGGTTCTGCAAGCCTCAGTCGTGTTCTGTCCGGTTCCAAAGGCAAGAACCCAAGGTTGAATTTCAG aacaCCTACATCTGGACCCTCAACACCCACTTGCTCCTCAAAGAAAGTCAACAGAACCAAGAAACACTTTTCTCAACTAAAAATGTTACTTAGCCAGAGTGAATCCCAAAAGAATCCAAAAACAGACTTCAGAAATTTCTTATCTTCTCTGTAA
- the C15H18orf21 gene encoding UPF0711 protein C18orf21 homolog isoform X2: MRQKHYIEAAARKLQASCPGQARYLLWSYSSSHDDKNSFEETCPHCFQFLVLDNCRVRLKPKPKLTPKIQKLLNREAINYTLSFKERKILKKYKDSRSVLNTYIWTLNTHLLLKESQQNQETLFSTKNVT, from the exons ATGAGGCAGAAGCACTACATCGAAGCGGCGGCTCGGAAACTACAAGCTAGCTGTCCGGGTCAGGCCCGCTATCTACT CTGGAGCTACAGTTCATCACATG ATGATAAAAACTCTTTTGAAGAAACATGTCCACACTGTTTTCAGTTCTTGGTTCTGGATAATTGTCGAGTACGCCTCAAACCGAAGCCCAAACTGACTCCAAAAATTCAGAAACTCCTTAATCGAGAAGCAATAAATTATACACTTAGCTTTAAGGAAAGGAAAATTTTGAAAAAGTACAAAGACTCCAGAAGTGTACTG aacaCCTACATCTGGACCCTCAACACCCACTTGCTCCTCAAAGAAAGTCAACAGAACCAAGAAACACTTTTCTCAACTAAAAATGTTACTTAG